The Loxodonta africana isolate mLoxAfr1 chromosome 12, mLoxAfr1.hap2, whole genome shotgun sequence genome segment ACTAGGTGTCTCATAGAATCACTCAGGGCTGGTGAGTCAGAGAAAGCAAAGCCCAGGCAAGGTAGTGTCTCCCAAGTCCTCTGCTAACCCAAGCCTGCCTCTCCTTCGAGTCCTGGTTTTGGTGCACCTCCTCCAGAAAGCTCTTCTTGATAAGCTCTGCCTGGTTCTGAAACATAGACACACAAAGCTCTGTAGGATCCAGTTGAGAGTCATCATTTACTGACAAGTCACTTtctatttattgtttgttttatcccATCTGATTACACAAGGATTTTAGGAGGCTTACAAGAATAATGCAAGCAATACAACTGTATAgaatcaatcaaaaaaaaaaatttgacatcAGGCGGCTGTACAGGCCTGCTGCTAGGGACAAGCCTCAGTCTGGTTCTGAGCTTCCTGGCAGCCAGTGCGAAAAGGGACAGTACGCATGTGTCACtgcaagaaggaaaaaataaaccaaTTCCTCAAGGGAAACAAAGCTTTCCCCAGCACTTTACTTTCACTGAGAGCACTGAGTATTTCCATAAGCTCTTTAAAGGCAAAATAGTCAAAGCTCCTAAAGGAGCTTCATGTGGCTTCCCTAGGTGAGAGATAAGGGCACAATATCACACTGCACCTCAGTGGAGGAAAGTCTGTGTGTGTGGAGGGAAGAAATTGCTGTGAGGCACTTAATTACTTAATAGCCTCAGTTTTTACATCTGGAAAATGGGTCACAGAGTCTTTCTCTGCCTACCTCAAAAGCACTGAGTGAACCTACTTTGGAAGCTGAACAAGCCCTGCAAATACTATTTGTTATTGTTAGAGGTGGACGGAATTCAGTGATCAGTTGATTTGCCTGTGGTCACAAAGCAAATGAGTGCCAGGATCCCgaataacttctctgagcctcaggttcctcatctgtaaaatggaggccaAAGTGGGTAAATGACAAAGATTAGGAGAGATAAGGGATGTTGATATTACCTCTTGTGAGGAGGTGTGCCCGTATCAGGCTCTCATTCTTCAGTGTGGACTCCAGTATAGAGCTAGCTTGTGCCCCCCTGGGAATCTGGAGAAGGAGAGCAAGCTCTGGGGGACTGGTGACGGGGTGGCATGGGAAAATAAGCCCTCCTTCTCCCTGCTCTGCCTGGTCCAGCCTATCTCCTGAGCTGCGGCTTCCCTCCCCGGCCAGCCCATGGGGACGTGAGTGTGACGGACCTGCACCCTGGAGGTACTGCCACCTTCCACTGTGACTCGGGCTACCAGCTGCAGGGTGAGGAGACCCTTATCTGCCTCAATGGCACCCGGCCAGCTTGGAGCGGTGAACCCCCTAGCTGCATGGGTGAGTCTTCTGCCACCATGGGTGGGGATGTCTGTCTCAGAGACCCTTTGGGAGAATCCTATCTTGGGAACCTCCATCTTTGGGAAAAATTCATCTTGAAAGGTTTCTACCCTGAACAGTCTCTATCCCAGTGTCTCTATCTGAAGCCCTTTGTACTAGGGGCTGCTGTCCTCAGGGGATCTCCTAAGATGTCCCACCTGGAAAGTTTTCATTTTGAGAGTCATCATTTTTGGGGGTCCCTTCCCTAAGGCCATCCTCATCCTAGGAAAAACCATTCTCAAGTCCATAATCTGGAGGGTCTCCATCCTCGGGAATTCCATCCTATGGAGCCTTTATTCTGGGAGTCCCCATCTTGACGGTTTTCTCCTGAGCGTTTCAATTCTGGGTATCCCTATAACTGGGGTTTCCATCATGGGGTCCCAATCACGGGGGGTCTTCATGCAGGCTATCCCTATCTGGGGAGTCTTCATGTTAGCAGAATCTCCATTGTGCGGGGTGCCCATCCTGGGGCTTTTATACTCCAGGGCTGATTCCCCTCATGGGTGGTGACCTGGAGAAGCTCTTGTCCTCTGGGGCAAGCCTGTGAGGCAGAGGCATCCCTGGGCCAGGTCCCAACCAAGGTGGTGGATGCAACAGTTCCAACAATGGGTCTGAGAAGGGCTGGGGCTCCAAGGAGGACAAGTCACCCCAGACTGGCCTTAACCTACCCCCTCTGCCCACAGCATCCTGTGGTGGCACCATCCACAACGCTACACTGGGCCACATTGTGTCCCCCGAACCCGGGGGAGCAGCAGGGCCCAACCTCACCTGCCGCTGGGTCATTGAAGCAGCCGAGGGACGCCGGCTGCACCTGCACTTCGAAAGGGTCTCACTAGATGAGGACAATGACAGGTGAAGTTTTGGGCCTCAGGACAGCAGGAAAGTTACAGTGggggtcagacagacctgggttagATCCCAGTTGGGCTAGGGGTCAAACAGTTTAATTCTTCCCCTTTCTTAGGCAGTATAGTGGGCAACCTTAGACAAgtcccttaacctctctgtgcctcagtttattcCTCTGTAGAACAGAGATAATAGTATCTCCCTCTTAAGGTTTCTGTGAGGATAAATTAAGATATGTTAAGTGCTTAGAACGGTGCCTAGCACATGGTAAGTGCTCTAAAAGTCTTTCCAGCTGCAGCAGCATTATCACTCTTTATCTAACAAGCTggtatcccagctctgccactactTGCTATGTGATGTGAGGCAAGTTACTTgatctctctgtgccttggtttcctcatctctaaaatgaggaaTATTAATATCTGCCtcaagggttgttgtgaggattaaatgaaataaaacatgtAAAGGGTTTCTTATAAGGGTGCATGGCACATAATAATAAGTGAGGAGAGCTCCAATCACTGCTCTGTCTGTTCCAGGCTGATGGTGCGCTCGGGAGGTGGTCCCTTATCCCCGGTGATCTATGACTCAGACATGGATGATGTTCCAGAACGGGGTCTCATTAGTGATGCCCAGTCCCTCTACGTGGAGCTGCTCTCAGAGACACCTGCCAACCCCCTGCTGCTGAGCCTCCGATTTGAAGGTAAGTGTATCTCCCCCTCCCAGGCCCTAACCCTTGCACCTTCCTCTCCTTTTGACTGCCAGGCATAGTCACAAGTGCATGCTCCATTACTGCTCATCTGTTTTGAATCTGTGAAAGCTGAATTGTTCCCTCACCCTAAAACTACAAAGATCACTTCATACAGCTGCCTTCTAATTCCCTGAGGTGGTCTTTCTGATTAAGCTTCAGGTATGGCTGGATCCAGGTACATAGTCAGGAGACCAGTTATCTCAATCTCTTGGTTCTTCTTTCCTCTGTGTTGGCTCCATTCTCAGGCAGGTTctcagagagggaaggagaaagcaCATCTTTTTTCTGACAGCATCGGCAAAAATGCCAAGAAAGGCTCTCATTGGTCTGGCTTGGGTCATATGCCTATGCCTGAAACAATCACTGAAGCTAGGGGCAGGTGGTGTTGTAATTGTCAGACCCACATCACATTGTCATACCTGATGTGTCtcccaaaagaaaaatagaggTGTTGTGACCAAAAGATGGGGAAACAGATGCCAGGCAGATAGAAACAACAGCCATGTGCTATAGCCATTATGAGCTAAAATAAAGGTAGCTTGTGGACAAGATGGAGAAAgctgtgttcattcagaggaggTAAAAGTCATTTCCTGCTAAGAGGTCAGTGATGatgggagaaaaggcatttgagccAGGTCTTAAAGGAAggagaatattttaaaagagaaagattgGGGAAGAGCATCTCAGGTGGAAGGAACAGTGTGAGCAAAGTTGAGGAGCTATAGAAATTTCTGGTATTTTGAGAAATAGAATTTGAGCGTGGCTAGAGCAGAGGATTTGTGCAAACAGTAGCAGGAAAGAGATAAAGCAAGCAAAACAGAAATGGGAAGGGTTAGCTTCTAGTATGAATCATGGGAGAAATGGAATTTGCACTAGGTCCTGATTCAGGGTGGGCAGGATTTTGACATAACACCTCATCAGGTTATGTAGCAGTGAAATAGGACAGTAGATCTGCAAAAGTAAATTGTTTGATAGATTCTAAGAGTGCTAAAGGAAAGAGAGCGCTGGTCTTTTAATAAGAATTCCTGGGTTTGAGGCCTGGCTCCATAGTTGTGGGTATTATGTCTCTGTGGGTTTCAGATTCTTCATCTGTAGACAAGGAACCTAAGTCTTAACCTTTCAGGTAGTTTTGCAGCTAAGGCGTGATCAGGTAGCCAAGAACGAAAATGTCTGACaagtgttcattttttttttttttaataacttttattaagcttcaagtgaacgtttacaaatccaatcagtctgtcacatataagtttacatacatctcactccctactcccacttgctctccccctcttgagtcagccctttcagtctctcctttcttgacaattttgccggcttccctctctctctatcctcccatcccccctccagacaagagttgccaacacaatctcaagtgtccacctgatatcattagctcactcttcatcagcgtctctctcccactcgctaaccagtccctttcatttctgatgagttgtcttcggggatggttcctgtcctgtgtcaactgaaggtctggggagcatggccgtcgggattcctccagtctcagtcagaccattaagtttggtctttttatgagaatttggggtctgtatcccactgatctcctgctccctcaggggtcctctgctgtgctccctgtcagggcagtcatcgattgtggccgggcaccaactagttcttctggtctcaggatgatgtaggtctctggttcatgtggccctttctgtctcttgggctcttagttgtcgtgtggccttggtgttcttcattttcctttgctccaggtgggttgagaccaattgctgcatcttagatggctgcttgttagcatttaagaccccggacgccacatttcaaagtgggatgcagaatgatttcataatagaattattttgccaattgacttagaagtccccgaaaaccatgttccccagacccccgcacttgctccgctgacctttgaagcattcattttatcccagaaacttctttgcttttggtccagtccaattgagctgaccttccatgtattgagtgttgtctttcccttcacctaaagcagttcttatctactgattaatcaataaaaaaccctctcctaccctccctccctccccccctcgtaaccacaaaagtatgtgttcttctcaggtttactatttctcaagatcttataatagtggtcttatacaatatttgtccttttgcctctggctaatttcgctcagcataatgccttccaggttcctccatgttatgaaatgtttcacagattcgtcactgttctttatcgatgcatagtattccattgtgtgaatataccacaatttatttacccattcatccgtagatggacacaaGTGTTCATTTTTGTTGGCTTGGCCCAAAGTCAAAACTGAGTAGCTTTTGAATTCACCGCAATTTTGGATTCTAGCAACAGCATGGATAATCGGGGATGGTCAGATCTGTTATTTTCAAGAGAACACACCTACACAAGCCAGTTCTCCAAAGACACCTTTTCTCCCCACTTTGCAGTTTCCAGAGCCGTGTGTCTGTGACTGGAAATCAAGTGATCTAGGTTGGAGGCCTGGTTCTGTCACTGCCCAGCTAAGTGACCTTGGTCAATTGGCTTTACAGATGAGTCCCCACATCTGTAGAATGGTGGCTGGGGTTTGGATTAGCCTAGGGATTTCCCTCCAGAGACCAAGAAGGTAACATAAATGTGAGAATGGggagtgtctggggtcttggCAAAATGGAGAGTGTAAGTTAAGTCCAAGGGCAATCAACTTTTAAAAAACCCACTGAGTGGCCAAACCGCATCTGAATTCAGCCTGAGGTCCAGTTTGAGGTCCCTGGGACCTGTCCCAGCACTTAGTTTCTGTGACTGACTCCTTTCTAGCCTTTGAGGAGGATCGCTGCTTCGCCCCCTTCCTGGCACATGGCAATGTCAGCACCACGGACCCTGAGTATCGCCCAGGGGCACTGGCCACCTTCTCATGCCTCCCAGGATATGCCCTGGAGCCCCCTGGGCCCCCCAATGCCATCGAATGTGTGGATTCCACAGAACCCCATTGGAATGACACAGAGCCAGCCTGTAAGGGTGAGTCCTCCATCTCCCAAGGCATCCTTCAGACTAAAGACTACCTCCTGGACTGGGGATACTAGGAAGGTCATTCAGGAGACAGACTTCCATATCTAAGCATTGGGTAAATGCTGTTCCTTTCAGAGCCTCAGCAGTTTTCTTAGCTGAATAATTAGTAGGCTTGTTACAGAATTCAGGGATGACAAACCCAAATGCCTTCAAGAGGTGCAGCTGGAACTGGGCTAAGTCATGGATGGTGGTGATGGGCAGGCTGGGGAGTCGGTGGGGCTCATTAAGAGCAGGGCTAAGGACTGGGCACAACAGGACCTAGGAGTAGCAAGAAACAGGTGGATAATAGATAATGGGAAACATGTGAAGCACACCGGTGCGAACGGTTGGGAGAGGAGAGGACTGTGGTGAAATGGAGGCTGTATGCCCACCTGGGTCCTGAATCTGACACTTCTTCCACCGCAGCCATGTGTGGAGGGGAGCTATCTGAGCCTGCTGGTGTGGTCCTCTCTCCAGACTGGCCCCAGAGCTATAGCCCTGGCCAGGACTGCGTTTGGGGCCTGCACGTCCAGGAGGAGAAGCGCATCTTGCTCCAAGTtgagatgtatgtgtgtgttctgtAGAGGGTGTGGGTGTGGGCTCAGCCAAGTGTGGTATGATGGATGACCAGCCTGCATCCTGAGCCTGGCTGGCTATTCTATTTCTAAACAAGATTCAGTGAATATATGGTCTGAGGAAAGAGGGGGCAAAAGATTCAGGATGGGCAGAAGGGGTGGCCAGTCGACCTAGGTTCAAATCACTTATTAGTcaggtgaccttggacaagtaagTGGGGGTAATGCAGTGTTCCTTAGGGGCTTTTATGAAAAAGGGGCTCTGGCCTTTGGTGATTTCTGTGGCTGCCCCTGGAGCGATTTCCAGGGACCCAAGCCCAGGCTGTTTCATCATCACCAGCACTCAAGGTGAGGGTGGGGACCAGGGaatccattgagttgatttggtAGGAGGTGGTCATGTGCCTGGACAGAGCCACAGTGTGCAAGCCAAAAAACAGGAGGGCCTGGAGTTGTGCCAGGTGGTAACTAGCCGGGCCTGTGATTAGCCAGAGCTGGAGCTGGGCTAGGCTGGGATCCGTGGTGATGGAGGAGGGACTGGAGAGGACAAGAATTAGTAAGGGGTAGCGTTGGGGATTGGGCAGCAGGAACTGGGAGGAGCCAAAGAACGCGAGGAACTAGGAGTGACTAGCAAAGGCGAGAAATCTGTGATGTACGAAGTGGGGCTGGGGAGTAGGTGGGTTTACTAATGAACCGCTTTGGGGATTAGGCAGAACTGGATGGGAGGGGCCGGTTGTAGCCACTGACCCCACTCTCTGCAGCCTGAATGTGCGTGAAGGGGACATGCTGACGCTATTCGACGGGGATGGTCCCAGTGCCCGAGTCCTAGCCCAACTGCGGGGACCTCAGCCGCGCCGCCGCCTCCTCTCCTCCGGGCCCGACCTCACGCTGCAGTTCCAGGCTCCGCCCGGGCCCCCAAacccgggcctgggccaggggtTCGTGCTACACTTCAAAGGTACTGGGGGCTAGGGTCCCGAGATGGGCAGGGCTCCAGCAGGCCAGCAAGCCCGGGAAGGCGCCCCGGGGCGAGGCCCGCGAGACTGGAAGGGCGCCCTGAGTCAAAAGACAGCCTCCAAACTCACCGTCTTTCCCTGCAGAGGTCCCGAGGAACGACACATGCCCTGAGCTGCCACCTCCGGAGTGGGGCTGGAGGACGGCGTCCCATGGGGACCTGATCCGGGGCACAGTGCTTACTTACCAGTGCGAGCCTGGCTATGAACTGCTTGGGTCCGACATTCTTACCTGCCAGTGGGACCTGTCCTGGAGCGCTGCGCCGCCTGCCTGCCAAAAGAGTGAGCTGGGACCCTGCGGGTCTGTGCTGCGCCTCCATCTCATCTGGTCCCGCCTCCATCCCCTCTGGGCTCTGTCTTCGTCCTTTTCTGTCCCTGCCCCGGTCCTCTCTGGGTTCCATCCTTTCGCTCTGGGTCCTGCCCGGGTCTTCTTCAGGCTCCCTGTGCCCTTTGGGTTCCATCCTTGCACTCCGTGTCCCGCAACTGTCCCCTCTGGGCCCTTCTCTCGTCTTACTCGGCTGCCTCCCTCTGTGTTCCATGGTTGTGGGCTCTGTCTGCCTTTCCTCGGGGTCCCGATTCGTCTTTTCTTGGCCCCGCCCCACCCCTCCTGCCTCTGCCACTGCTCTGAGTCCCACCTTTCTCTACACCTGGTTTTGCCCCCATCCCACTGGGCCCCGCCCCATCAACTCTTGGTTCCGCCCTTCCCGTTCTAGGCCCCGCCCCAATCTCTGAGTCTCCCAACCCCTGACATTCTGAGGAGTCACTTTGCTAAGGCCAGGGCTCGTCAGAGAActtaccttttaatttttttaagtttatttttgttgttgagaacatacaccaattcaataatttctacatgtagaattcaatgacattgattacattcttccagttttgccaccgttctcaccctccttttcaggCTTGTACCTCCgccattaacaaaaactcactgccccctaagtttcctgtctaatctttttggGTTGCTGTTgagaccctggtggtgttagtggttaatgctacagctgctaaccaaaaggtcagcagttcgaatccaccaggtgcttcttggaaactccatggggcagttctactctgtcttatagggttactatgagtcggagtcggcgAGGTGGCAgggggcttggtttttggttttggttgtcagATTGACCCCATATAGATAGGTCTTACAACAGCTCAGTGCTCAAGcaacagacattctttactagttaagcttaactattgtttggttttgagaagactttaggggatgtttttggtttaaggtttaaatattatctcagggcatTAATTTCAGCAGTTtacccagcctccatggctccaacaaatctggattccatgacaTTTGaacttcttttctccattttcccccttttggtcagaattcttccatagaatcttttTTCAAAATGTGAGAACTTAGCTTATTTTAAGGCAGGCATTGAAGCCTCCTGCTAGGTTGGGATTAAGTGAAGGAGTTcagacccctccccaccctgaCAGAactcacagtctgtgagcaggaCACATACCTACAGATAATACAGAATAGTAACCAATGGGTGACTACAGGCAAGGTACTTAAcacctctgagcctcagcttcatAGGTGAATTAGGAACGGGGGTTGTGAGAAACATGAAAATTTTTTTGTTGCAGCACCTGATGCAGGTAAACAGTAAGTGGTAGCTGCTATAtgtatgaagaagagtgggaagAGGGATGGATTCACTCTCTCTGGTATGGGGCAGCAGGTTTCACAGAGGAGGCAGCATTTGAAAGAACTAGGAGCATTTATCTTTTAGAAGAGCAAAAAGGGGTGGCATCTTGTCATTTTCTCCAAGTTTTAGAAACCCTGCCAGAGGGATGTGGGACTGTCAGTCTTCCACGTGGCCCTGTGGGATCAATGGGGGGAAAGTTTTAGGAAGCCAGATTTGGGCTGGACACAAAGAAAACTTTATAGGTGACACCTGAGGAAGGAATGAGCGCCCCATCCCTGGAAGGATTCATAGGATGTCAGGCCTGATGAGAGTTCAGCTGGCCCAAAGGAGGAAGCAAGCTGAGGCTCAGGAGGGAGCTTGCCCAAGGCGACACATTGAACCTGAAGCTAAGCTGAGCCCCGAGTCTGCTGAATCTCAGTCCTGTGCTCTATGGCCATGACCCTGAGCAGGGCCTAGCTCTGCCACTCCTTGGCTGAGTGACCATGGGCCAGTCATTTGACCACTGTGAGTTCTGTTAGAAGAAGATGACAGTGACATTGCCCTCTTGGAATCATGAGGGTTAAATGGTATCGCGCCTATAAAATGCTTAGCAGGGTGCCTGGCACAAGTTAGATACAAAAGTGGCTATGATTATGACTCTCCCACAGGGGAGTTGTAAACTCAAATGCCTGCAGGGGTCAGACGGACAGTAAAACGATCGAAGTGGCTGGGCATGATAGGAACGATGGGGAACAGGAGCGCCATGTGCCCGTCTAAAGAGGGCAGCAGCTGCTCTGACCCGGACCATCTGCCATTCAGGCAAACACTGCTGGTGTTCAGCTGCTCCACTCTGGTACAGTGGttgaatattttgaatattacCCTAGGGTAGGGGTCTGTGGTTGCCCCAATCATCATGTTTTCTGGGAGAAGTCTGAAGTATAAAATGTACTGAATTCTGTTTTTCTAACTCCTGCTCTCTTCATTCTGAGGAAGTGGTGGGCAAGGTGGGAGATGCCCAAGGCTCTCAGCTTCTGGGAGACCTTTTGAGGAATTAAGGCTCTAGCTGATCTTGCCCTCCCACCAACAGTCATGACTTGTGCCGACCCTGGTGAAATCACCAATGGGCACCGCACCGCCTCAGATGCTGGCTTCCCTGTTGGCTCCCACGTCCAGTACCGCTGCCTGCCAGGATATAGCCTGGAGGGGGCGGCTGTACTCACCTGCTACAGCCGGGACACAGGCACGCCCAAGTGGAGCGACCGCGTACCCAAGTGCGCCTGTGAGTCTGAGGGACACTCTGGGAAAGGTGGTGGGTGATCTTGGGGAAATCTTGTCTGCCACATATCGGACCTGCCCATAGCGCAGCTGGCACATGACTGACACTTCCCCTGCAGTGAAGTACGAGCCGTGCCTGAACCCCGGAGTTCCAGAGAATGGCTACCAGACCTTATACAAGCATCACTACCAGGCTGGCGAATCCCTGCGCTTCTTTTGCTATGAGGGCTTTGAGCTCATCGGCGAGGTCACCATCACCTGTGTGCCTGGCCACCCCTCGCAGTGGACCAGCCAGCCCCCGCTCTGCAAAGGTGCCTGGGCAGACAGGGCTGGAGGCAAGAGGGGCATATCAGTGTTGGGGGAGTGATAGGACTGGGAAAATCAGGTAGCAGATTTGAGaccaatgggtgaccctgctgagcTCCCCATTCACCTCCTGTGAGTAGTCATCCTCAAGGGTGCATCCAGAAGTCCTAGGGAAATTCAGTGTCATGGAATTATGCTAATGGACGTAGTAGAGGGAGCCTTGGTTTGGAAGTCCCTTGCCCTCTCTGAGTCAACTTGTTTCCCAAATTCTAACAATCTGGCTCAGACTTTCCCAGACCCCCAGAAATTTTAGGTGTCTGGAGGAGGAGGTAGAAGGCCCTGCTCTGACTACTCCCCTGCCTCCCCCCACCAAGGGAAGGAGAAAGTTTAGGTTGAGCAAAGGGCAGAGAGAACCAGGCTCTCCAGCCCAGCCCCACCGGGCTCCTGGCCCTCTACCCAGCATCCTTCCCCTCCCTGGCTCAGaccccgtccccctcccctccctcctctccctgcaGTGGCCTATGAGGAGCTCCTGGACAACCGAaaactggaaggtcagtgaagGCACAGGTGGAGACCCAGGCCCTGGCCAGGTCGGGAGGGCGAGGCAGAGGCTGGGGGTAGGAGGCCAGGCCCCAGAGGGGTGAGGCCCAGGGCTCAGGGCCCAGGGCAGCTCTGTCTCATTGGCCTCTCTTCCTCCCCACCAGTGACCCAGACCACAGACCCATCACGGCAGCTGGAGGGTGGGAACCTTGCCTTGGCCATCCTTCTGCCCCTAGGTTTGGTCATTATACTCGGCAGTGGTGTTTATATATACTATACCAAGTAAGTACCCTACTCGGGGAGCTGCGGGCTGGAGCAGACCTCCTGCCTGCCTGGCCCAGGATCCTGGGGATACGAGGAGCTCAGGGGCTCACCTGTTGCTAAGCCCTCTATTCCTCACTTTTCCAGGCTGCAGGGAAAATCCCTCTTTGGCTTCTCGGGCTCCCACTCCTATAGCCCCATCACTGTGGAGTCGGACTTCAGCAACCCTTTGTATGAAGCTGGGGTGAGTCCCTCCCCTGCCCCTGGGGCACAACTCTCAGCTCCAGGACTCCATAACTTCCGCTCAAGGGTCTCTGCAATCTCTGTCTTGAGAATTTCAGACTCAGCTGCCTACATATGCTGTGTCCGTGAACAAAGCAAGTCAGGTGTGAATGACAGGGAGTAGG includes the following:
- the SEZ6L2 gene encoding seizure 6-like protein 2; translation: MGTPRAQHPPPPQLLFLILLSCPWIQGLPLTEEETLLDPGSETPTVAPEALAELLHGALLRRGPEMGYLPGSDPGPTLATPPASQTLAAPSLLWATEPGTGPLTTAVTPKGARGAGPTAPELLTPPPGTTAPPLPSPASPGPPLSPEGGEEETTTTIITTTTVTTTVTSPVLCNNNISEGEGYVESPDLGSTASRTLGLLDCTYSIHVYPGYGIEIQVQTLNLSREEELLVLAGGGSPGLAPRLLANSSMLGEGQVLRSPTNRLLLHFQSPRSPRGSGFRIHYQAYLLSCGFPPRPAHGDVSVTDLHPGGTATFHCDSGYQLQGEETLICLNGTRPAWSGEPPSCMASCGGTIHNATLGHIVSPEPGGAAGPNLTCRWVIEAAEGRRLHLHFERVSLDEDNDRLMVRSGGGPLSPVIYDSDMDDVPERGLISDAQSLYVELLSETPANPLLLSLRFEAFEEDRCFAPFLAHGNVSTTDPEYRPGALATFSCLPGYALEPPGPPNAIECVDSTEPHWNDTEPACKAMCGGELSEPAGVVLSPDWPQSYSPGQDCVWGLHVQEEKRILLQVEILNVREGDMLTLFDGDGPSARVLAQLRGPQPRRRLLSSGPDLTLQFQAPPGPPNPGLGQGFVLHFKEVPRNDTCPELPPPEWGWRTASHGDLIRGTVLTYQCEPGYELLGSDILTCQWDLSWSAAPPACQKIMTCADPGEITNGHRTASDAGFPVGSHVQYRCLPGYSLEGAAVLTCYSRDTGTPKWSDRVPKCALKYEPCLNPGVPENGYQTLYKHHYQAGESLRFFCYEGFELIGEVTITCVPGHPSQWTSQPPLCKVAYEELLDNRKLEVTQTTDPSRQLEGGNLALAILLPLGLVIILGSGVYIYYTKLQGKSLFGFSGSHSYSPITVESDFSNPLYEAGDTREYEVSI